A region of Bacillota bacterium DNA encodes the following proteins:
- a CDS encoding TRAP transporter permease has protein sequence MKYDRESAYRRIPGIYSVVVGVIAVAFSVFQLYTAAFGVLPAQIQRAVHLGFGVVLAYLLYPASRKGIRTLAWYDVGLAAAGALVMGYLVVNFEALLVRAGAYTATDIAVGAIGILLVLEATRRVVGTPILVVVGCFLAYAHFGRYVPGFFGHRGASLERLVGHMFYTTEGIFGIPLGVSSTFIFLFILFGAFLEKTGIGQFFIDIANSIAGHAAGGPAKVAVITSALEGTVSGSSVANTVGSGSFTIPMMKRLGYRPEFAGAVEASASTGGQIMPPIMGAAAFLMAEFIGVPYLQVAKSAIIPAILYFTGVFIVVHLEAKKTGLRGLPKEQLPRFWDIMRQRGQLFLPLVAIVYLLVEGSTPMRAALWGLVVAVLASCLSRATRMKPRDVVTALEQGARNALGVVIACAAAGMIVGTVTLTGLGLKLANGLILLARGQLLPTLFFTMLTSLVLGMGAPTTANYVITSTIAAPALMKLGVPVMAAHMFAFYFGIVADVTPPVALAAFAGAGIAKSNPVKTGIEATKLSIAAFLIPYFFVYAPSLLLIGTVSWLDTARIIIGAVIGMIAVGAAVEGWLLTSAGVVERLLLFIGGLLLIHPHISTDIIGLLVIGAVYAAQVARVRRGRPQTGLPRSR, from the coding sequence GGCCGTGCACCTGGGATTCGGCGTGGTGCTGGCGTATCTTCTCTACCCGGCATCCCGCAAAGGCATTCGCACGCTGGCGTGGTACGACGTGGGGTTGGCCGCCGCCGGTGCTCTGGTCATGGGCTATCTCGTCGTGAATTTCGAGGCGCTCTTGGTGCGGGCGGGCGCCTACACTGCGACCGACATAGCCGTGGGCGCCATCGGCATCCTTCTCGTGCTCGAGGCTACGAGACGCGTGGTGGGGACTCCGATACTGGTCGTCGTGGGGTGTTTCCTTGCTTATGCGCATTTCGGACGATACGTGCCTGGGTTCTTCGGGCATCGCGGCGCGTCTCTCGAGAGGCTGGTAGGGCACATGTTCTATACCACCGAGGGGATCTTCGGCATCCCGCTCGGCGTCTCATCCACGTTCATATTCCTTTTCATCCTCTTCGGGGCGTTTCTAGAGAAGACCGGCATCGGGCAATTCTTCATAGACATCGCGAACTCCATAGCCGGCCACGCAGCGGGTGGCCCAGCGAAGGTCGCTGTCATCACGAGTGCTCTCGAAGGAACGGTGTCCGGGAGCTCTGTTGCTAACACGGTTGGGTCCGGGAGCTTCACGATTCCCATGATGAAAAGGCTCGGATACCGGCCGGAGTTCGCGGGAGCGGTTGAGGCGTCGGCGTCGACCGGCGGTCAGATCATGCCCCCGATCATGGGTGCGGCTGCCTTCCTGATGGCGGAGTTCATCGGGGTTCCGTACCTGCAAGTCGCGAAGTCAGCTATCATCCCGGCCATCCTCTATTTCACCGGTGTGTTCATCGTCGTCCACCTCGAGGCCAAGAAGACCGGCCTCCGTGGCCTTCCCAAAGAGCAGTTGCCGAGGTTCTGGGATATTATGCGCCAGCGCGGGCAGCTGTTCCTCCCCTTGGTAGCAATCGTCTATCTGCTCGTCGAGGGCAGCACTCCGATGAGAGCGGCGCTTTGGGGCCTCGTCGTGGCGGTGTTGGCGAGCTGTCTCTCCAGGGCGACCAGAATGAAACCCCGGGATGTCGTCACCGCGCTCGAGCAGGGAGCCAGGAACGCCCTCGGTGTTGTGATAGCGTGTGCCGCGGCGGGCATGATCGTTGGGACCGTCACCCTCACCGGCCTCGGTTTGAAGCTCGCAAACGGTCTCATCCTCTTGGCCCGAGGCCAGCTCCTTCCCACGCTTTTCTTCACGATGTTGACGTCCTTGGTGCTCGGGATGGGCGCGCCGACCACGGCGAACTACGTCATCACATCGACCATAGCGGCGCCAGCCCTTATGAAGCTCGGTGTGCCGGTGATGGCTGCGCACATGTTCGCGTTCTATTTCGGGATCGTTGCCGACGTGACGCCGCCCGTGGCTCTTGCGGCTTTCGCCGGGGCAGGGATAGCGAAATCGAACCCCGTAAAGACCGGGATCGAGGCCACCAAGCTATCCATAGCAGCGTTCTTGATCCCGTACTTTTTCGTGTATGCTCCTTCGCTGCTCCTTATCGGCACGGTGTCGTGGCTGGACACCGCCAGAATCATAATCGGCGCCGTCATCGGCATGATCGCGGTCGGCGCGGCGGTGGAGGGATGGCTCCTCACGTCGGCGGGGGTCGTGGAAAGGCTGCTTCTTTTCATCGGAGGGCTCCTGCTCATCCACCCTCACATCTCCACTGATATCATCGGGCTTTTGGTGATAGGTGCCGTGTACGCAGCTCAAGTTGCTAGAGTGCGGCGAGGGAGGCCTCAAACGGGGCTGCCGCGCTCGCGATGA